Proteins encoded together in one Riemerella anatipestifer window:
- a CDS encoding DUF4241 domain-containing protein — translation MNHIKNIAKLFSKPFVESPLLETFNGGMIHLSSGELVACDPLITPDKEPFSFTFPKGEFAVLIHKEQASNCIAYAEIVFSEEPVSKWELAVCNGQNIKDLKEDEIFGFPVETGMGCLMDKDTQKYLNQLELELFQKKGDDFMGIYEEFFHAHFFDENGAIDQFASLIPNEQHKNNIIAFETGYGEGFYASYIGFNESHQPVKIISEFIEVQVD, via the coding sequence ATGAATCACATTAAAAACATCGCAAAACTTTTTTCTAAGCCATTTGTAGAAAGTCCTCTGCTAGAAACTTTCAATGGCGGAATGATACACCTTTCCTCTGGAGAGCTAGTTGCTTGCGACCCACTTATCACCCCTGATAAAGAGCCGTTTAGTTTTACTTTTCCGAAAGGTGAGTTCGCTGTTTTAATACATAAAGAACAGGCAAGTAACTGCATCGCCTATGCGGAGATTGTGTTTTCTGAAGAACCCGTTTCTAAATGGGAACTTGCCGTATGCAATGGGCAAAATATTAAAGACTTAAAAGAAGATGAAATCTTTGGATTCCCTGTAGAAACAGGAATGGGTTGCCTTATGGATAAAGACACTCAGAAATATCTTAATCAGTTAGAACTAGAATTATTCCAAAAGAAAGGCGATGATTTTATGGGTATTTATGAAGAATTTTTCCACGCTCACTTTTTTGATGAAAACGGAGCTATAGACCAATTTGCATCTTTGATACCTAACGAGCAGCATAAGAATAATATTATTGCTTTTGAAACAGGTTACGGAGAAGGTTTTTATGCCTCGTATATAGGTTTTAATGAAAGTCATCAACCCGTAAAAATTATTTCAGAATTTATAGAAGTACAAGTTGATTAA
- a CDS encoding ribokinase, translating into MKLSKEQPRILVVGSSSVDLVLKTEHYPELGETVMANSSENFFGGKGANQAVGTARLGASVYFVGCVGMDPYGQQILRNLVEENVNVGFVVENPDIETGTAYVTTSKGKNAIVVVPSANYALSPKHLENPKHLFETADLVLVQLEITDTVIEKVLELCKKNGTKLGIYAAPARPLSKELVEYASFIVAKSNDLSTLFGDDHRDAVLQKLPNKLFVRDDTNSTIYYNGSEMKYFRNDPEEAAYRMGMGDAFTSGFAIALCHGNPINECVKFGNDVSLKVSQHRGSQKGLPYLKDFNLA; encoded by the coding sequence ATGAAACTTAGTAAAGAACAACCTAGAATCCTTGTAGTAGGAAGCTCATCTGTGGATTTGGTTTTAAAAACAGAGCACTATCCTGAGTTGGGAGAAACAGTGATGGCTAACTCCTCCGAAAATTTCTTCGGTGGAAAAGGGGCTAATCAAGCCGTGGGAACTGCAAGACTAGGAGCTAGTGTTTACTTTGTAGGATGTGTAGGTATGGACCCTTATGGGCAACAAATATTAAGAAATCTTGTAGAAGAAAATGTAAATGTAGGATTTGTTGTAGAAAACCCTGATATAGAAACTGGTACGGCATATGTTACCACTTCTAAAGGTAAAAATGCCATTGTTGTAGTCCCATCAGCTAACTATGCCTTGAGTCCTAAACATCTAGAAAATCCCAAACACCTATTTGAAACCGCTGATTTAGTTTTGGTTCAACTAGAAATCACGGATACGGTTATAGAAAAAGTGTTAGAACTTTGCAAAAAAAACGGCACTAAACTTGGCATATATGCTGCTCCCGCAAGACCACTTTCTAAGGAATTAGTAGAGTACGCTAGTTTCATAGTTGCTAAAAGCAACGACTTATCTACACTTTTTGGAGATGACCACAGAGATGCCGTTTTACAAAAACTACCCAACAAACTTTTTGTAAGAGATGATACCAATTCTACCATATATTACAATGGTTCTGAAATGAAATATTTCCGTAACGACCCAGAAGAAGCGGCTTACAGAATGGGAATGGGTGATGCCTTTACTTCAGGTTTTGCAATAGCTCTATGCCATGGAAATCCCATCAACGAATGTGTAAAATTTGGCAACGATGTTTCACTAAAAGTATCTCAACATAGAGGTTCGCAAAAAGGATTGCCTTATTTAAAAGATTTTAATTTGGCTTAA
- a CDS encoding acyl transferase, with protein MLSIFDINTEKAFREACIETFLYQYEKVEIYQKFVDFLNVNPKKIEHIEDIPFLPIEMFKNHTVLEKGLTPSLYFQSSGTTQMNLSKHWIANEELYQHSIYKSFKQFIGTPEDFVFLGLLPNYLERQNSSLVYMVDFLMKTSSKEENGYFLYNHQELYKLLNDLQRQNKKVILFGVSFALLDFLDTLADNKWELPYHQHLTIIETGGMKGRKEEITKDELLNTLKEGFKTQKIYSEYSMTELLSQAYSLGDNLYQTPHWMRILIRNTEDPLSYVENGRTGAINIIDLANRHSCSFIATQDLGKITHLQGVDYFQVLGRIDHSDIRGCSLLVS; from the coding sequence ATGCTTTCTATTTTTGATATTAACACAGAAAAAGCTTTTAGGGAAGCCTGTATAGAAACCTTTTTGTACCAATATGAAAAGGTAGAAATTTATCAGAAATTCGTGGATTTTCTCAACGTCAATCCTAAAAAAATAGAGCATATAGAAGATATTCCTTTTCTTCCAATAGAAATGTTTAAAAATCATACAGTGTTAGAAAAAGGATTAACACCTTCTTTATATTTCCAAAGTTCAGGTACTACCCAGATGAATTTATCTAAACATTGGATTGCGAATGAAGAGTTATATCAACATAGCATTTATAAAAGTTTTAAACAATTTATAGGCACTCCCGAAGATTTTGTTTTTTTAGGATTGCTACCCAATTATCTAGAACGCCAAAACTCATCTTTAGTTTATATGGTTGATTTTCTGATGAAAACCTCATCTAAAGAAGAAAACGGCTATTTTTTATACAACCATCAGGAGCTGTACAAACTTCTTAATGACTTACAACGACAAAACAAGAAGGTAATTCTCTTTGGAGTTTCGTTTGCCTTGCTTGATTTTTTGGACACTCTAGCGGATAACAAATGGGAACTCCCTTATCATCAACACCTTACCATAATAGAAACTGGTGGAATGAAAGGAAGAAAAGAGGAAATAACTAAAGACGAACTTCTTAACACCTTGAAGGAAGGCTTTAAAACTCAGAAAATTTATTCGGAATACTCTATGACAGAACTTCTGTCTCAGGCCTACTCATTAGGAGATAATCTTTACCAAACACCTCATTGGATGAGGATTTTAATTCGTAATACAGAAGACCCTCTTTCATATGTTGAAAATGGGAGAACAGGAGCTATTAACATTATAGATTTAGCCAACCGCCATAGTTGTAGTTTTATTGCTACACAAGATTTAGGCAAAATAACTCACTTACAAGGTGTTGATTACTTTCAAGTTCTAGGAAGAATAGACCATTCC